Within the Oryzias melastigma strain HK-1 linkage group LG8, ASM292280v2, whole genome shotgun sequence genome, the region TGAGCTACAACACGACCAGTTTGGCACGACACCATTACTCCTCCTTTGTTTTGGTTTCGTTTGTCGCTGTGTAAACGTTGTTCGGGTTATTTAAACgactttttgcttgtttttgctcGCTTGTTTCAGGTACTTAAAGGAGTTCAGGACAGAGCAGTGCCCGTTGTTCCTCCAGCACAAGTGCACTCAGCACAGACCCTTTACCTGCTTTCATTGGCATTTTCTCAACCAGCGACGTAGGCGACCCATTAGAAGGAGAGACGGAACCTTTAACTACAGCCCGGACGTGTACTGCACGAAGTACGACGAGACTACAGGCATTTGCCCCGATGGAGATGAGTGAGTACCTGTCAACAATCAGTACTGTGTTGCGTTGTACCGCCAATACGTCACAGATCAGACTaccaaaataaatgcatttttgggGGGAGTGCATTGACTTTATTGAGTTTCAGCTTTTAATTTGGTCTATCAGTCTTTTTGGTGAGATTGttacatttatataaatctaTAAGACTTgcaatttaatatatataaagtttttattctttgtatCTCGATCGGAGTACAATTGATATGCAACAAAACGAAAAAGTGtgcaaactaaaaataaactgcaaaaaacaagaaactctGCTACATATAAATGTGACCCAACAGCAAATAATAAGAAAcaatgttgcaaataaaataaaatctacagATAAAAGGTAACAATGCTGCAAATAATATAAATGctatacataaaacaaaatgtggttgcaaaaaaaaaaNNNNNNNNNNNNNNNNNNNNNNNNNNNNNNNTTTTGCTCATGTACCACTGTTAGGAGAAAAAACAATTGGAAAATGTACATGAAAATAATGTAAGTAAAGATCTTactatgtgtattttttaaatttgccatCTAGTAAGGGCATGTAGCCCCAGGTTTTTTGCAGTAACTGCCGCAGACAAACACAACTAAAAACACGTACTTAGAgcctgaaatgaaaacaaatccgAGTGGAAACAAATGACAACTAAAACGTTCCACTTACTGTCCATCGGCAAAAACCATCCCAGATAATCTACtctcattttatttgtaatttttttaatttgtatccatttttttcagcagttctttttatttttagtttttcttttattcgtaacatcatttctttttatttgcatcaGTGTTTCTTTTATCTGTAGCagcatttcttgttttttgcaacacttatttttatttccattgtTTATTTCCTATTGCACTGGTACTTTTTTGCTGGAATTGTGGGTCTCGGCCATCGTAACGTGACCTTAAATTTTAGATGCTTGGCTTTTTTCTTACATGCAAGTTTTATGTATTCTTTTCTCTGCAATATTTAAtcagtattatttttcttttttcaattgtgGAAACTCTTAGGTTGAGTAttacggagtattagggccataataaaacaaaataaataaataaatgagaaagaagtagtaaaatgatgagaaaaaattaagaattttgtttaaacaaagttgtaaaattattgaataaaagtaaactttttactggaaaaaaatcacaagtatattattttaaaaagttttaattttgaaaggcACAAGtcatgctttttcaaaaataaagcaaatattttaatgaaaataaagttgtacatttacaaaaaaaaaagtaattcaatGGTATTCTTGAGCAGTGTGATGTCCATCTTTAAATTCTCTGCAACataaatcaaacaggaaatatttaattgtttttgtcaaaacatttttgaaaggtAAATACccaattttatttagaaaaagtaaACGTGACTTCTTTTCCTGCATAATTGTTACGTTTCGAAGGTAAATTTACcactttttctcgtaaaatgtgttttttttttcccctcataattaaatatatttgctttttttgttttattatggtCCTATTATTCCGTCGTAGATtgagttttgttatttgttttgaaaaaagcttttgcTTCAGGTCTTTGTCACGTTCAAAGTAGTTTATTGTTCAGCTACTGTTGGACTAAACAGAGGATTTCTCTGGAGAGCTGGCAGAGGAACACTCCTCTCTCTGGCATGTGATCACACACTTTAAACACACTCTGTAAAATGCCtaattaaatataattcaagagtttaaaaaaatatattaattacaGAAATCGTAATAATATGTCGTGACTATTGTAGTCGTTGGAAGTTCTCCTCTGCTAATCAAAGCTATTTTTGCATGACCTTATGTGTTGTCATAGCAACTGTTGCTGTTCAAGGAaggcagatttattttattcaagaaGCTTACTGGACTTCTATTTGTTAAGGCAGAAAAGCCCTGAAATCATTAATctgtttgatatatttttatgccCCTATTTGTCTTTCAGTAATTAAATTCCCTAAAGTTTCAgtctaaaatcattttaaagcctatatttatgctaaattttattttaagatgatggtttaattgttattttaattattttttagtttgttgttttatctTGATCTTCTAAAACTGAGATCCTGCATCCGCAGTTGTCCTTATCTACACCGAACCACGGGCGACACAGAGCGCAAATACCATCTACGATATTACAAGACTGGGACTTGTATCCATGAGACGGACGCTCGAGGGCATTGTGTGAAGAATGGCCTTCACTGTGCTTTTGCTCACGGCCCACACGATCTCCGGCCTCCAGTCTATGATATCAGGTGACCTGCCGAGCGACTattgtttccttttcttttatatttttgagctTCTCCTCCCATAAACCTCACAATGCAGCATTTGCACGAACCAGTTTAGCCTCGGATCATATTAAGTGCAGGATTTTCAGAAtataattgaaatgtttttaataaaacagggaaaattattatttcaatgggtttttttaaaataatttaatgaatgttaaatatataatttgttttatttttttctttaaatactgccttatctttttttatttttatgttatttatgtatttgcatTTACAGAGAGATCCAAGCACAAGAAGCCCTCCAGAATGGCCAGTTGGGATCTGGGGAGGGAATTCCTGATTTACAACCTGGTGTGCTCGCTAGTCAAGCTATGATTGAGAAAACTTTAACTGAAGATCCCAGATGGCAAGGTGGGcaactccaaaataaatgtttcttaaccctttggaaccgaCTGTGGGCATCCtttgagatcagcgtaataaaactacatttaaaataaacttattttgaTGTTCTATgattaatatattattaaatgaaagatataatttattattatttgtagttTATGGAAAAAAGCGACTTCATAAGTTAATAAAAGAGGCAAAGATGAACGCTGGTCAGACGGCTCAAGTGTGCTGCAGAGGACCTGCtctggggggcggagctttcagctatcagacaTCCAACAACGAGGAAACTGACCATTTTCTTTTGGATGGGGAGCGACAGCACTGTCAAAAAATTGCTGAAACGcctccacctgtgagcagattccagccgagtagaacacctgaaatccagctggatcaaactgaattccaaaatacttttttcttttattctttgacacagtaaagaaaatgtaagaaaaaataaaaaagagctgCAAAAAACAGAGGTGAGGTTGTGCTGATCAAAATCATGCAAAAGCAGCAAGAAAATACTGATAAGTTGAAAATGCAGAGGTAAATACAAAagggttccaaagggttaattAGGCCCAtctcatttaagaaaaaactaaaatatgcaGCAAAGTTAACTTTAATGTCTGTTTTCGCAGATACCAACTTTGTTTTAGCCAATTATAAGACAGATCAGTGTACCAAACCCCCCAGACTATGCAGACAGGGCTATGCATGTCCTCACTACCACAACAGTAGGGATCGAAGGCGAAATCCCCGAAAATTCAAGTACAGGTGAGTTTTGTCTCTttgaatgaacattttatgacctttaacacctgaggcgtcgtcttTAACATACAGGAACtattcaaccgttaacatgataatctacaggaattattgtgtttaaaagttacagtatattaaagaacataaacactggagcttaggtgttaaagggttaatgtccAGATTATGGATGTCCTAAAGCCTTTGACTCGCAGGTCAACTCCTTGTCCTAATGTGAAACACGGAGACGAATGGGGGGAACCCTCAAAGTGTGACGGTGGGGACAGTTGCCAGTATTGTCATTCTCGCACCGAACAGCAGTTTCACCCGGAGGTGAGCCACATTCCCCTAAAATATTTCATCTCTTTGCACTGGATGCCTCTtctgaaagcaaatattaactTGTGGGATTTGAGATTGCCCGGTTGTTGAAAACGTTTcatcaaattcttcaaaaataacagtttgtttttgcttgcaGATCTACAAATCTACCAAATGCAATGACATGCGACAAACGGGATACTGCCCCAGAGGGCCGTTTTGTGCTTTTGCACATGTAGAAAGTAagtcaatcttttttttattctacttgttaaaaaatgtttttttaatagctaTAAGTCACTTACTAGTTTATATTTGAACTATTCCAGGAATCCCCTCAACAGAGGAGACGATGAACTCTTTGCTAACAGCCATACAGTCAGGTTCACAGGCCCAGCTGGGCTCTCAGCAGTATTTAGAGGGTCCGGTTGGTGAGTGGAACAGTGGTGGAAGCTCCAGCACAACCAGTAGCAACGGACAACTAGGAAGTGTAggttcttttctcttttattttgaaaattctttGACCCAGCTTGGCCAAAGTGGGCGATGGAGCCCACTTCTGAATCTGCTTGAGTCAGGAATTAGTCAGAGATTCTGTTCATTTGTTGTTTACCATCTTTCAGTTTGTCATACATTTCTCATCGTTTTATTAgatactttttccttttttttcacaaaaaaacagattcttaTTGAAACCAGTTATATCTGAATTGTtgcttttagtttattaaaaaaaagtccacatttATAGTTTTGGTTTTCTAAGTTCATCGTTTTTATGGCATCATGTGCACTTGTCTTTCTCAGGTTTCATGTTCAAATAATACAACAGTAACAACATCCTCAGGAAGCGAAAGCTTGCTTTCCCCAGTGGGATCCATCAGCAGGCCCGTATCCCTAACTAATAGTAGTTTATGTTCAGAGTCCAGTTCATCCAGTGTTCCATCTCTGACGTCTAACTATCCTAAAGCTCCGGGCTTTGAACGTGAGGATCAGGTATACAGAAGCACTCCTTTGGTTTGGTAGGAAAAAGAAATTAGGATGATcaacttccatccatttatgttcttttatttgtcaTCAGTCAAtgcaatcacatttttatttttattttagatcatCTCGTGTGATTCATTGTTGTaatttatcatttctttttttgatgatttattatttttagttagttttaaataaagttgtcaGAACagtaagaaaagcaaaaacatgtgttatttaacataaaataactgGATATAAGAAGAAAGTTACTCATGTTTTCATTATTCTTTATAGATAAAGAGTAAAGGACAGATGGATCAAAAATTATTGGACCAAGAAAAGCAGGTTTGTGCATAAATCTGTAAAATTTTGTCAAATGTtctttagtatttatttaaattatgttctttttttttttcttctctttagtcGCAAAATACTGTGTTTTCTGCTGTGAACCCTTTGGCATCGAGCTTCACCTCCAGCATCACATCAAGTTTGGCCTCCAGTATCGGATCAGATAGTTCTTCACCCACCACCTTAT harbors:
- the unkl gene encoding RING finger protein unkempt homolog isoform X3 produces the protein MPSVSKTAANASPQTEKPTHYTYLKEFRTEQCPLFLQHKCTQHRPFTCFHWHFLNQRRRRPIRRRDGTFNYSPDVYCTKYDETTGICPDGDDCPYLHRTTGDTERKYHLRYYKTGTCIHETDARGHCVKNGLHCAFAHGPHDLRPPVYDIREIQAQEALQNGQLGSGEGIPDLQPGVLASQAMIEKTLTEDPRWQDTNFVLANYKTDQCTKPPRLCRQGYACPHYHNSRDRRRNPRKFKYRSTPCPNVKHGDEWGEPSKCDGGDSCQYCHSRTEQQFHPEIYKSTKCNDMRQTGYCPRGPFCAFAHVERIPSTEETMNSLLTAIQSGSQAQLGSQQYLEGPVGEWNSGGSSSTTSSNGQLGSVSCSNNTTVTTSSGSESLLSPVGSISRPVSLTNSSLCSESSSSSVPSLTSNYPKAPGFEREDQIKSKGQMDQKLLDQEKQSQNTVFSAVNPLASSFTSSITSSLASSIGSDSSSPTTLSTMNAKATPFYPGSNTVESVIGSALDLNFSDINVASLDKELEEQDNSLGLSSQRVLGGSAPVNIPGSLARSSSFNSSSSLSTSPLSSLSQSLSQSLLSGAVSQQNQAAMLAKQELGLLGTPTSSSQNSLGLNGGASNIWDFVSGSFSPSPSPVFSSLTSTSSSTDLARLFRELDEAKRKIKQWEEAWHQVKQAFEACQKDAHEAKEQAKTAEAERQLAEQKWEDAERKLKELQGDFDVFCRTPGTPLLRSYGELDQLSLSKLHSIQSQLRNDLDLIDGTMKMGL
- the unkl gene encoding putative E3 ubiquitin-protein ligase UNKL isoform X4; this encodes MPSVSKTAANASPQTEKPTHYTYLKEFRTEQCPLFLQHKCTQHRPFTCFHWHFLNQRRRRPIRRRDGTFNYSPDVYCTKYDETTGICPDGDDCPYLHRTTGDTERKYHLRYYKTGTCIHETDARGHCVKNGLHCAFAHGPHDLRPPVYDIREIQAQEALQNGQLGSGEGIPDLQPGVLASQAMIEKTLTEDPRWQDTNFVLANYKTDQCTKPPRLCRQGYACPHYHNSRDRRRNPRKFKYRSTPCPNVKHGDEWGEPSKCDGGDSCQYCHSRTEQQFHPEIYKSTKCNDMRQTGYCPRGPFCAFAHVERIPSTEETMNSLLTAIQSGSQAQLGSQQYLEGPVGEWNSGGSSSTTSSNGQLGSIKSKGQMDQKLLDQEKQSQNTVFSAVNPLASSFTSSITSSLASSIGSDSSSPTTLSTMNAKATPFYPGSNTVESVIGSALDLNFSDINVASLDKELEEQDNSLGLSSQRVLGGSAPVNIPGSLARSSSFNSSSSLSTSPLSSLSQSLSQSLLSGAVSQQNQAAMLAKQELGLLGTPTSSSQNSLGLNGGASNIWDFVSGSFSPSPSPVFSSLTSTSSSTDLARLFRELDEAKRKIKQWEEAWHQVKQAFEACQKDAHEAKEQAKTAEAERQLAEQKWEDAERKLKELQGDFDVFCRTPGTPLLRSYGELDQLSLSKLHSIQSQLRNDLDLIDGVIYQLQSKKCIVCQNHDRCVVLQPCQHYVLCENCAPSKAECPYCRTKIVKW
- the unkl gene encoding RING finger protein unkempt homolog isoform X2, with protein sequence MPSVSKTAANASPQTEKPTHYTYLKEFRTEQCPLFLQHKCTQHRPFTCFHWHFLNQRRRRPIRRRDGTFNYSPDVYCTKYDETTGICPDGDDCPYLHRTTGDTERKYHLRYYKTGTCIHETDARGHCVKNGLHCAFAHGPHDLRPPVYDIREIQAQEALQNGQLGSGEGIPDLQPGVLASQAMIEKTLTEDPRWQDTNFVLANYKTDQCTKPPRLCRQGYACPHYHNSRDRRRNPRKFKYRSTPCPNVKHGDEWGEPSKCDGGDSCQYCHSRTEQQFHPEIYKSTKCNDMRQTGYCPRGPFCAFAHVERIPSTEETMNSLLTAIQSGSQAQLGSQQYLEGPVGEWNSGGSSSTTSSNGQLGSVSCSNNTTVTTSSGSESLLSPVGSISRPVSLTNSSLCSESSSSSVPSLTSNYPKAPGFEREDQIKSKGQMDQKLLDQEKQSQNTVFSAVNPLASSFTSSITSSLASSIGSDSSSPTTLSTMNAKATPFYPGSNTVESVIGSALDLNFSDINVASLDKELEEQDNSLGLSSQRVLGGSAPVNIPGSLARSSSFNSSSSLSTSPLSSLSQSLSQSLLSGAVSQQNQAAMLAKQELGLLGTPTSSSQNSLGLNGGASNIWDFVSGSFSPSPSPVFSSLTSTSSSTDLARLFRELDEAKRKIKQWEEAWHQVKQAFEACQKDAHEAKEQAKTAEAERQLAEQKWEDAERKLKELQGDFDVFCRTPGTPLLRSYGELDQLSLSKLHSIQSQLRNDLDLIDGVINFMRNPLRSEGAGK
- the unkl gene encoding RING finger protein unkempt homolog isoform X1, with translation MPSVSKTAANASPQTEKPTHYTYLKEFRTEQCPLFLQHKCTQHRPFTCFHWHFLNQRRRRPIRRRDGTFNYSPDVYCTKYDETTGICPDGDDCPYLHRTTGDTERKYHLRYYKTGTCIHETDARGHCVKNGLHCAFAHGPHDLRPPVYDIREIQAQEALQNGQLGSGEGIPDLQPGVLASQAMIEKTLTEDPRWQDTNFVLANYKTDQCTKPPRLCRQGYACPHYHNSRDRRRNPRKFKYRSTPCPNVKHGDEWGEPSKCDGGDSCQYCHSRTEQQFHPEIYKSTKCNDMRQTGYCPRGPFCAFAHVERIPSTEETMNSLLTAIQSGSQAQLGSQQYLEGPVGEWNSGGSSSTTSSNGQLGSVSCSNNTTVTTSSGSESLLSPVGSISRPVSLTNSSLCSESSSSSVPSLTSNYPKAPGFEREDQIKSKGQMDQKLLDQEKQSQNTVFSAVNPLASSFTSSITSSLASSIGSDSSSPTTLSTMNAKATPFYPGSNTVESVIGSALDLNFSDINVASLDKELEEQDNSLGLSSQRVLGGSAPVNIPGSLARSSSFNSSSSLSTSPLSSLSQSLSQSLLSGAVSQQNQAAMLAKQELGLLGTPTSSSQNSLGLNGGASNIWDFVSGSFSPSPSPVFSSLTSTSSSTDLARLFRELDEAKRKIKQWEEAWHQVKQAFEACQKDAHEAKEQAKTAEAERQLAEQKWEDAERKLKELQGDFDVFCRTPGTPLLRSYGELDQLSLSKLHSIQSQLRNDLDLIDGVIYQLQSKKCIVCQNHDRCVVLQPCQHYVLCENCAPSKAECPYCRTKIVKW